One Alphaproteobacteria bacterium LSUCC0396 genomic region harbors:
- a CDS encoding Zn-dependent hydrolase has translation MNSDAHMIGRNLRIDASRLWNSLMEMAKIGPGIAGGNNRQALTDDDAAARRLFQTWCEAEGLALQTDQMGNMFARRDGLDNSLPPVMVGSHLDTQPTGGKYDGPLGVLAALEIIRSLNEAGLKTRHPIEIVNWTNEEGCRFAPPMMASGVFAGVHSLEWAYQRTDAAGASFGDELKRIGWVGDAPVGERPVAAFFELHIEQGPILEDSNIDIGVVTHGQGLNWIRITLTGKEAHTGSTPMASRVNAGLGMAQITVLAHQIAMKNAPHAVGAVGHCEIFPNSTNIIAGKAIFTIDFRSPDPAVIAAMNAELRAGAGEIAASLGLGIDIELAGAFDPVAFDRACIDRVRGAADRLGYSHMDLVSGAGHDAFWMSKVAPTAMIMCPCVGGLSHNEAEEISQDWAAAGANVLFHAVVETAGLINDIGGD, from the coding sequence ATGAATAGTGATGCGCATATGATCGGCCGTAATCTGCGAATTGACGCAAGCCGGCTATGGAACAGCCTGATGGAAATGGCAAAGATTGGCCCGGGTATCGCAGGCGGTAATAACCGGCAGGCGCTTACCGATGATGACGCGGCGGCGCGGCGGCTGTTTCAGACATGGTGTGAGGCCGAGGGGTTGGCGCTTCAAACTGATCAGATGGGCAATATGTTTGCCCGCCGCGATGGTTTGGATAACAGTCTGCCGCCGGTCATGGTTGGCAGCCACCTTGATACCCAGCCAACGGGCGGGAAATATGATGGGCCGCTTGGCGTTCTGGCAGCGCTGGAGATTATTCGCAGCCTGAATGAGGCGGGACTGAAAACCCGCCATCCAATTGAGATTGTTAACTGGACGAATGAAGAAGGCTGCCGTTTTGCCCCGCCAATGATGGCATCGGGCGTTTTTGCCGGTGTGCATAGTCTGGAGTGGGCCTATCAGCGTACCGATGCGGCTGGCGCAAGTTTTGGTGATGAATTGAAACGGATTGGTTGGGTCGGTGATGCGCCAGTCGGCGAGCGGCCAGTTGCTGCTTTTTTTGAGCTTCATATCGAACAGGGGCCGATTTTAGAGGATTCGAACATCGATATTGGCGTCGTTACCCATGGGCAGGGGCTGAACTGGATTCGCATTACCCTGACCGGAAAAGAGGCGCATACCGGATCAACGCCGATGGCATCACGGGTAAATGCCGGCCTTGGCATGGCGCAGATTACCGTGTTGGCGCATCAGATTGCGATGAAGAACGCCCCGCACGCTGTCGGTGCGGTCGGGCATTGCGAAATTTTCCCAAATTCAACCAATATCATCGCGGGCAAGGCCATATTTACCATCGATTTCCGTAGCCCTGATCCGGCGGTGATTGCGGCAATGAATGCCGAGCTGCGCGCCGGTGCAGGTGAAATTGCGGCCTCGCTTGGGCTGGGGATTGATATTGAGCTTGCCGGTGCGTTTGATCCGGTGGCGTTTGACCGGGCCTGTATTGACCGGGTGCGCGGCGCTGCAGACCGGCTTGGCTATAGCCATATGGACCTTGTTTCAGGCGCTGGGCATGATGCTTTTTGGATGAGCAAGGTTGCGCCAACCGCGATGATCATGTGCCCTTGTGTTGGTGGGTTGTCGCATAATGAAGCCGAAGAAATTAGCCAGGACTGGGCGGCAGCAGGCGCCAATGTCTTGTTTCACGCTGTTGTCGAAACGGCTGGCCTGATCAATGATATTGGCGGTGATTGA
- a CDS encoding branched-chain amino acid ABC transporter permease — protein MTGLLQFFGLIHAGIRDNKLLWLLIAGFALFPIVTHLVDLPFWNDVVMRIMLLGMAAMGLNLVLGYGGMVSFGHAAFIGIGAYCVGIGQFYGLMNGWAHILLSIAVCASLGLVIGYLALRTTGIYFIMITLAFAQMLFFLFVSLEQFGGDDGMSIDRAKFLLIDLYEPLRLYFLIWAMLALVALLLMFVVRSRFGVTLRAIKSNESRVEAMGLVPLHFKITGYVISAVICGLAGTLFASWQEYVSPDIMHWTRSGELMIIIILGGLGTLAGPLLGAIVFLLLEEFLPLMLGALAPAYAENWMVLFGPLLIMVVLFGRGGLVGLIDRKILPRLGRGKTAVK, from the coding sequence ATGACCGGATTATTACAATTTTTTGGTCTGATTCACGCTGGCATCCGCGACAATAAATTGCTGTGGCTGCTCATTGCCGGATTCGCGCTTTTTCCAATCGTCACGCATCTTGTTGATCTGCCGTTCTGGAACGATGTTGTGATGCGGATCATGCTGCTTGGCATGGCGGCCATGGGGCTTAATCTTGTGCTTGGCTATGGCGGCATGGTTTCGTTCGGTCATGCGGCCTTTATTGGTATTGGCGCTTATTGTGTTGGCATTGGTCAGTTTTACGGCCTGATGAATGGCTGGGCGCATATCCTGCTTAGCATCGCGGTTTGCGCCAGCCTGGGGCTGGTGATCGGCTATTTGGCGCTGCGCACAACTGGCATCTACTTTATTATGATCACGCTTGCCTTTGCGCAGATGCTGTTTTTTCTGTTTGTTTCGCTGGAACAATTTGGCGGCGATGACGGCATGAGCATTGACCGCGCCAAATTTCTGCTGATCGATCTTTATGAGCCATTACGGCTATATTTTCTGATCTGGGCGATGTTGGCACTTGTTGCGCTTTTGTTAATGTTTGTCGTGCGATCACGCTTTGGGGTGACCTTGCGCGCCATTAAAAGCAATGAGTCTCGCGTTGAAGCGATGGGGCTTGTGCCACTTCATTTCAAAATTACCGGCTATGTAATTTCGGCCGTAATTTGCGGGCTGGCGGGAACTTTGTTTGCCAGTTGGCAGGAATATGTATCCCCCGACATCATGCATTGGACTCGGTCGGGTGAGTTGATGATCATCATCATCCTTGGCGGGCTTGGAACGCTGGCAGGACCGCTGCTTGGCGCGATTGTCTTTTTGCTACTTGAAGAATTTTTACCATTAATGCTTGGGGCACTGGCACCAGCCTATGCCGAGAACTGGATGGTGTTATTTGGCCCGCTGTTAATCATGGTGGTGCTATTTGGACGCGGCGGATTGGTCGGGCTGATCGACCGCAAGATTCTGCCCCGCCTTGGTCGGGGTAAAACAGCGGTGAAATGA
- a CDS encoding DUF4198 domain-containing protein, whose product MIISAVMMVSVAARKIVKITCNIAKIGLAFAGFLIAISASSQAHEFWIEPSSFQPKSNQTLTADLLIGTDFLGTSAIYVPDQIEAFALLRPTINDKPDDRLERQEISGRYGDRPAGKINSGVAGLGIILHQTAPIRMVYLSPTKFDDFAREKGFDQAFEQHQSLGFSLDKITERYQRFAKSLINVGGAGTAGAGNDRHLGLAIELVAEANPYQLPPLEMMPIRLYAGGKPLANAQITVFTRHNPRHVETAKYKTDQEGRARFALLAGRDYLVDSVILRPLRGADAGDEMWESLWASLTFHVPTLK is encoded by the coding sequence ATGATTATTTCTGCTGTTATGATGGTGAGTGTGGCGGCGCGAAAGATCGTCAAAATAACCTGTAATATAGCTAAAATAGGATTGGCATTTGCCGGGTTTCTTATCGCTATATCAGCATCATCACAGGCCCATGAATTCTGGATTGAGCCATCGTCGTTCCAGCCCAAATCCAATCAAACCTTAACGGCAGATTTGCTAATTGGCACTGATTTTTTGGGGACATCGGCAATTTATGTTCCGGATCAGATCGAGGCATTTGCGCTTTTGCGGCCGACTATCAATGACAAGCCGGATGATCGACTGGAACGGCAAGAGATTTCTGGCCGCTATGGTGATCGTCCGGCCGGAAAAATCAACTCTGGTGTGGCGGGCCTTGGCATTATTTTGCATCAAACTGCGCCGATCCGTATGGTCTATTTATCGCCCACAAAGTTTGATGATTTTGCCCGCGAAAAAGGCTTTGATCAGGCGTTTGAACAGCATCAAAGCCTCGGCTTTTCGCTGGATAAGATCACCGAGCGCTATCAACGTTTTGCAAAAAGCCTGATCAATGTTGGTGGGGCTGGCACGGCCGGTGCTGGAAATGACCGCCATCTTGGTCTGGCAATCGAGCTTGTTGCCGAGGCGAATCCCTATCAATTGCCGCCCTTAGAAATGATGCCAATCCGGCTCTATGCAGGCGGCAAGCCGCTGGCCAATGCCCAGATTACCGTTTTCACCCGGCATAATCCGCGTCATGTGGAGACAGCAAAATATAAAACTGATCAGGAAGGCCGCGCGCGTTTTGCCCTATTGGCCGGACGCGACTACCTTGTTGATAGTGTGATTTTGCGGCCGTTGCGCGGGGCTGATGCGGGCGATGAAATGTGGGAATCGCTATGGGCGTCATTGACCTTTCATGTGCCCACCCTAAAATGA
- a CDS encoding branched-chain amino acid ABC transporter permease: MTLTLILEQTFNGLQAGVTLFLVAAGLTLILGIMDFVFLAHGAQVMIGAYAAAAITQATGNFFVGLGLAIPITFASGYLLELLIIRHLYRRDHMEQVLATFGLILFFNEAIRIGFGPAAIYSDLPPSLSGFVEILPETPYPAFRLGVIGVGLIIALGIHLFVSKTRIGAMVRAGANNPEMTAALGVNIKILFRLIFATGACLAGVAGMMLGPLTAVQSGMGEPLLILSLVVIIIGGIGSVRGAFVAAIIVGLVDTLGRVFLPSILRLFVEQATADGAGPALASMLVYILMAVVLIFRPTGLFPAKG, from the coding sequence ATGACCCTTACCCTTATTCTTGAACAGACTTTCAACGGTCTGCAAGCCGGCGTTACCTTGTTTCTGGTCGCTGCCGGTTTGACCCTTATTCTGGGGATTATGGATTTCGTCTTTCTGGCGCATGGTGCGCAGGTGATGATTGGCGCCTACGCAGCGGCGGCGATTACCCAAGCCACGGGCAATTTCTTTGTCGGGCTGGGTCTGGCCATTCCCATTACATTTGCTAGCGGCTATCTTCTCGAATTATTAATCATCCGGCATCTTTATCGGCGCGATCATATGGAACAGGTCTTGGCGACCTTTGGTCTGATCCTGTTTTTTAACGAGGCTATTCGTATTGGCTTTGGCCCGGCCGCGATTTATTCAGATTTGCCGCCATCGCTGTCAGGCTTTGTCGAGATTTTACCTGAAACACCCTATCCGGCTTTCCGGCTTGGGGTGATCGGTGTTGGCCTTATCATTGCGCTGGGGATTCATTTATTCGTGTCTAAAACCCGTATTGGGGCGATGGTGCGCGCCGGGGCAAACAATCCGGAAATGACGGCCGCGTTGGGGGTTAATATCAAAATTCTGTTCCGGCTGATCTTTGCAACCGGTGCGTGCCTTGCCGGTGTGGCTGGCATGATGCTGGGGCCGTTGACTGCGGTGCAATCGGGCATGGGTGAGCCTTTGCTGATTCTATCGCTTGTGGTGATCATCATTGGCGGTATTGGTTCGGTTCGCGGCGCCTTTGTTGCGGCGATTATCGTGGGGCTGGTTGATACCCTCGGGCGGGTTTTTCTGCCATCAATTTTGCGGTTATTTGTCGAGCAGGCAACCGCCGACGGTGCCGGGCCCGCATTGGCGTCAATGCTGGTTTATATTCTGATGGCAGTGGTACTGATTTTCCGGCCAACCGGCCTGTTTCCAGCCAAGGGATAG
- the bktB gene encoding beta-ketothiolase BktB: MTMTDIFILAAQRSAIGSYGGTLKDTPPIELAVPVAKDAIAKSGVPADAIQHAVYGHVIHTEPRDMYSPRCISIGAGVSETAPAFQVNRLCGSGLQAIVSAAQLIQLSDCDTALAGGVEVMSRGAYILPAQRWGARMGDAGVIDMMTGALQDPFGLGHMGITAENIAADFNISRNDMDAFAAQSQARAATADAAGYFTGQITPLDLTQRRKTITFDRDEFIRGDTTNESLSGLRPAFAKDGLVTAGNSSGINDGTASLILANKDALKTHKAVALARIVAYGFGGVPPRIMGMGPVPASKMALQRAGLTIDDLDLIESNEAFAAQACAVSRELGFDPARVNPNGGAIALGHPVGATGAIIMTKLVHELHRINGRYGMATMCIGGGQGISVIIDAKP, from the coding sequence ATTACGATGACTGACATTTTTATTCTGGCGGCACAGCGATCAGCCATTGGCAGCTATGGCGGCACCTTGAAAGACACCCCGCCTATCGAGCTTGCAGTTCCGGTGGCAAAAGACGCTATTGCCAAATCAGGCGTTCCAGCTGACGCCATTCAGCACGCTGTTTATGGTCATGTTATCCATACCGAACCGCGCGATATGTACTCACCACGTTGTATTTCCATTGGTGCTGGCGTCAGTGAAACCGCGCCCGCATTTCAGGTTAATCGCTTATGCGGTAGCGGCCTTCAGGCGATTGTTAGCGCCGCCCAACTGATCCAGCTTAGCGATTGTGACACGGCGCTTGCTGGCGGGGTTGAGGTTATGAGCCGCGGTGCCTATATCCTGCCCGCCCAGCGCTGGGGTGCACGGATGGGTGATGCGGGCGTCATTGATATGATGACTGGGGCGCTGCAAGACCCGTTCGGGCTGGGCCATATGGGCATTACCGCAGAGAATATCGCCGCCGATTTTAACATTAGCCGCAACGATATGGATGCGTTTGCCGCGCAATCACAAGCCCGGGCCGCCACCGCCGATGCTGCGGGATATTTCACTGGCCAGATCACCCCGCTAGATCTGACCCAACGGCGTAAAACCATTACCTTTGATCGTGATGAATTTATCCGTGGTGACACCACCAATGAGAGCCTTTCCGGATTGCGCCCCGCATTTGCCAAGGACGGTCTGGTAACAGCTGGCAATTCATCAGGGATTAATGACGGCACGGCATCATTGATTCTGGCAAATAAGGACGCGCTAAAAACGCATAAAGCCGTAGCATTGGCGCGGATTGTCGCCTATGGATTTGGCGGCGTACCGCCACGCATCATGGGCATGGGGCCGGTACCGGCAAGCAAAATGGCGCTGCAACGCGCCGGACTGACGATTGATGATCTTGATCTCATCGAAAGCAATGAAGCCTTTGCCGCACAGGCCTGTGCCGTGTCGCGTGAGCTGGGGTTTGATCCGGCGCGCGTCAATCCGAATGGCGGTGCTATTGCACTGGGTCATCCGGTTGGTGCAACCGGCGCAATCATTATGACCAAGCTGGTGCATGAGTTGCACCGGATCAATGGCCGTTACGGTATGGCAACCATGTGTATCGGCGGCGGTCAGGGCATTAGCGTCATCATTGACGCCAAGCCCTAA
- a CDS encoding acyl-CoA dehydrogenase → MYKAPLEDYQFLLERVIGFDALMHAIGNDEVNQELADAVLEEAGKLAGDVIAPLNHRGDIIGAKRLEDGQVVTPDGFRDAYRAMGQGGWTAMEAAADFGGQNLPMTLTTAVNELWQSANMAFALCHLLTQGQIYALQKSASPLLQQTYIPPMVEGRWTGTMNLTEPQAGTDLAGIKSRAVPNGDHYLISGQKIYITYGEHDMAENIVHLVLARTPEAPDGIKGISVFIVPKFLPDAEGNFTKPNDLRCLSIEKKLGIKGSPTAVMQYGEAGGAVGYLVGAENQGIDIMFGMMNHARIAVGLQGLAISERAYQQARTYARDRVQGVPLDGKKGDAIVHHPDILRLLGGMKSEIEAMRALMMVGAAAMDKARYADAAEKTELDARVGLLIPVIKGWMTERAQQITSDALQIHGGMGFIEETGAAQHYRDARILPIYEGTTAIQANDLVFRKTIRDNGAAVTALFDEINRDMSALEQHPNTAIVAAAKAVIEANDTARKTVAQIIARANNPRRPAAAASNYLMLLGTLCGGWLMVRAGARAADAIAAGETGTVGNDDFMAIKITTMQIYITHHLPKLFALARTVGDGDAPVLAMQPEWL, encoded by the coding sequence ATGTATAAAGCGCCCCTCGAAGATTATCAGTTTTTGTTAGAGCGGGTCATTGGATTTGATGCGCTGATGCACGCAATTGGCAATGACGAGGTCAATCAGGAACTGGCCGATGCAGTTCTTGAAGAAGCTGGCAAGCTGGCCGGTGATGTGATTGCCCCCTTGAACCATAGGGGCGATATCATCGGTGCCAAACGACTGGAAGATGGGCAGGTCGTAACGCCTGACGGGTTTCGTGATGCCTATAGGGCGATGGGGCAAGGCGGCTGGACCGCGATGGAGGCCGCGGCTGATTTTGGGGGGCAAAATCTGCCAATGACGCTGACCACTGCGGTGAATGAGCTATGGCAATCAGCAAATATGGCGTTTGCCCTTTGCCATCTTTTAACCCAAGGGCAAATCTATGCTTTGCAGAAATCGGCCAGCCCCCTGTTACAGCAAACCTATATCCCGCCAATGGTCGAAGGGCGCTGGACCGGCACAATGAATTTGACCGAGCCACAAGCCGGCACCGACCTTGCCGGCATCAAGAGCCGCGCCGTACCAAACGGCGATCATTATCTGATCAGCGGCCAGAAAATCTACATTACCTACGGCGAACATGACATGGCCGAAAACATCGTCCATTTGGTATTGGCGCGCACACCGGAAGCGCCCGACGGCATCAAGGGTATTTCGGTCTTTATCGTACCAAAATTCCTGCCCGATGCAGAAGGTAATTTCACCAAGCCGAATGATCTGCGCTGCCTGTCGATTGAAAAAAAGCTGGGTATTAAGGGTTCGCCAACCGCCGTCATGCAATATGGCGAGGCAGGCGGGGCTGTCGGTTATCTTGTTGGCGCGGAAAATCAGGGTATCGATATCATGTTTGGCATGATGAACCATGCGCGAATAGCGGTCGGGTTGCAGGGACTTGCGATTTCCGAGCGCGCCTATCAGCAGGCTAGAACCTATGCGCGTGACCGTGTTCAAGGCGTGCCACTAGATGGTAAAAAAGGCGATGCGATTGTGCATCACCCGGATATTCTGCGCCTGCTTGGCGGCATGAAATCTGAAATTGAAGCCATGCGCGCCCTAATGATGGTTGGCGCCGCCGCGATGGATAAAGCACGCTATGCCGATGCCGCTGAAAAGACCGAACTGGACGCCCGAGTTGGCCTGTTAATCCCGGTGATCAAGGGATGGATGACCGAACGTGCCCAGCAAATCACATCAGATGCACTGCAAATTCACGGCGGCATGGGGTTTATCGAGGAAACCGGCGCAGCACAGCATTATCGTGACGCCCGTATTCTGCCGATCTATGAAGGCACGACTGCAATTCAGGCAAATGATCTGGTGTTCCGCAAAACAATCCGCGATAACGGCGCCGCAGTTACCGCGCTGTTTGATGAAATTAATCGCGATATGAGCGCACTTGAACAACATCCGAATACGGCAATTGTCGCAGCGGCAAAAGCTGTTATCGAGGCAAACGATACCGCGCGCAAAACCGTTGCCCAAATTATCGCCAGGGCCAATAACCCACGCCGGCCGGCCGCTGCGGCCAGCAATTATCTGATGCTGCTTGGCACATTATGTGGTGGCTGGTTGATGGTGCGTGCCGGTGCACGTGCCGCTGATGCGATTGCCGCCGGTGAAACCGGGACGGTTGGCAATGATGATTTTATGGCAATCAAGATCACCACGATGCAAATCTATATCACGCATCACCTGCCAAAACTCTTTGCGCTTGCCCGCACCGTCGGTGATGGTGATGCGCCAGTATTGGCGATGCAGCCGGAATGGCTCTAA
- a CDS encoding ABC transporter substrate-binding protein: MKKLMTICAVTAAMAAMPAMAETVKIGYMTTLSGGAGIIGKQMQNAVNLAMQHKGGKLGGMDAEIIYADDQRKPDIAKQLANRLLKSDRVDIVAGVIWSNLLMAIHKPVTRAGNLLISSNAGPSPIAGDQCHENFFSMSWQNDQTPEAMGKHMQDAGIKSVYLMAPNYQAGKDMLSGFKRYYKGNVVGEVYTKLGQSDFQAELSALRAAKPETTMIFQPGGMGINFVKQWKQAGMDGVSKLYQVFSVDGVSLPALKDSALGILGTQTWSPDLDNPINKKFVADYKAQFGGYPSFYAAQAYDTILAIDYAIAKSGSKDTAKMRAALATGDIPTTRGNLKMNTNHFPIQNIYLRETVKDADGVVTTKVISTVFNNHADSYAVNCKF; the protein is encoded by the coding sequence ATGAAAAAACTTATGACGATTTGCGCTGTCACGGCGGCGATGGCCGCAATGCCGGCAATGGCCGAAACGGTTAAGATCGGCTATATGACCACATTGTCTGGCGGTGCCGGCATTATTGGCAAACAGATGCAGAACGCAGTCAATCTGGCTATGCAGCACAAGGGCGGCAAGCTTGGCGGTATGGATGCCGAAATCATCTATGCCGATGATCAGCGCAAACCCGATATTGCCAAACAGCTGGCGAACCGTTTGCTGAAAAGCGATCGGGTGGATATTGTCGCCGGCGTTATCTGGTCAAACCTGCTGATGGCGATTCACAAGCCGGTAACCCGTGCAGGCAATTTGCTGATCAGCTCGAACGCTGGCCCGTCGCCGATTGCCGGTGATCAATGCCACGAGAATTTCTTTTCCATGTCATGGCAGAATGACCAAACGCCAGAGGCTATGGGCAAACATATGCAGGATGCCGGCATTAAATCGGTCTATCTGATGGCGCCAAACTATCAGGCCGGCAAGGACATGCTGTCCGGCTTCAAGCGCTATTACAAAGGTAATGTGGTTGGCGAAGTATACACCAAGCTGGGCCAGTCTGATTTTCAGGCCGAGCTGTCGGCATTGCGCGCCGCCAAGCCTGAAACAACGATGATTTTCCAGCCGGGCGGGATGGGGATCAATTTTGTCAAACAGTGGAAGCAGGCGGGTATGGATGGGGTTAGCAAACTCTATCAGGTCTTTAGCGTTGACGGGGTATCATTACCGGCGTTGAAAGATTCGGCGCTCGGCATCCTTGGCACACAAACCTGGTCACCCGATCTTGATAATCCGATCAATAAGAAATTTGTTGCCGATTACAAAGCTCAGTTTGGCGGCTATCCGTCTTTCTATGCGGCACAGGCCTATGACACGATCTTGGCGATCGATTATGCAATTGCAAAATCTGGTAGCAAGGACACCGCCAAAATGCGCGCCGCACTGGCAACAGGCGATATCCCAACCACCCGCGGCAATCTGAAAATGAACACAAATCATTTTCCGATCCAGAATATCTATCTGCGTGAAACAGTGAAGGATGCTGACGGCGTTGTCACAACCAAGGTGATTAGCACTGTCTTTAATAATCACGCCGACTCATATGCGGTAAATTGTAAATTCTAA
- a CDS encoding HupE/UreJ family protein, producing MFRKDFRPLIANCKALSCHLGLCLFLLLISPFSMAALAHEIRPAVADLSLSNAAGGDAETGTSSRLHISIDLNAELFLAGLDASLVRDTDDAPQGADYDALRQLPAAELAAEFTRKWLEFKQSLTGLAGTVADGDFRPLDFQLETITVEDNPAITLPRNSRLAISAMLDPADKSVRFGWAASLGPLVVRQQDPAKTPETLYTGYLEPGAITPPILTSGTTAQPALTVALDYIKIGFVHIVPKGLDHILFVLGLFFYAARWRPLLGQVTLFTLAHTATLMLASTGYIEVSPEIIEPLIAASIIYIAFENLRSTRLGGGRLAVIFGFGLLHGLGFASVLGDIGLASNQFMLSLISFNIGVELGQLAVLVPAFLIFGVAAGNALWYRRLIAVPASYAIGGIGLWMLVTRLIGS from the coding sequence ATGTTTCGCAAAGACTTCAGACCATTGATTGCCAATTGTAAAGCCTTATCATGCCATCTTGGCCTGTGCCTTTTCCTGTTGCTAATCAGCCCGTTCAGCATGGCAGCATTGGCCCATGAAATCCGGCCAGCGGTTGCCGATTTATCACTGTCGAACGCGGCCGGAGGCGACGCCGAAACTGGCACATCCAGCCGCCTTCACATCAGCATTGATTTGAATGCCGAGCTGTTTCTTGCCGGCCTTGATGCCAGCCTAGTGCGCGACACTGACGACGCACCACAAGGCGCCGATTATGACGCGCTTCGGCAATTACCCGCCGCTGAATTGGCCGCTGAATTCACCCGGAAATGGCTCGAATTCAAACAGAGTCTGACCGGTCTTGCCGGCACTGTAGCGGACGGTGATTTTCGGCCACTAGATTTTCAGCTTGAAACAATCACCGTTGAGGATAATCCGGCTATCACCCTGCCTAGAAATAGTAGGCTTGCGATATCAGCCATGCTTGACCCCGCCGATAAAAGCGTCCGCTTTGGCTGGGCTGCTAGCCTCGGGCCATTGGTTGTTCGCCAGCAAGATCCGGCGAAAACGCCTGAAACCCTCTATACCGGCTATCTTGAACCGGGGGCGATAACCCCGCCAATTTTAACCAGTGGCACAACGGCTCAACCGGCCCTAACCGTCGCGCTTGATTATATTAAAATTGGTTTTGTTCATATTGTGCCAAAGGGGCTTGATCACATTCTGTTCGTGCTGGGGCTGTTTTTCTATGCCGCACGATGGCGGCCACTGCTGGGGCAGGTCACGCTGTTTACACTGGCACATACGGCAACATTGATGCTGGCAAGCACCGGCTATATTGAGGTGTCGCCGGAAATTATCGAGCCATTAATCGCGGCGTCCATCATTTATATTGCCTTTGAGAATTTGCGCAGCACCCGTTTAGGCGGTGGACGGCTGGCGGTGATTTTCGGATTTGGGCTTCTTCATGGGCTTGGCTTTGCCAGTGTGCTTGGCGATATCGGCCTCGCCAGCAACCAGTTTATGCTGAGCCTAATCAGCTTTAATATCGGTGTTGAGCTGGGCCAGCTTGCTGTTCTTGTGCCTGCCTTTTTGATATTCGGTGTCGCCGCGGGCAACGCGCTGTGGTACCGGCGCCTGATCGCAGTTCCGGCGTCATATGCAATTGGCGGCATCGGCCTTTGGATGCTGGTGACACGCCTAATCGGCAGCTAG
- a CDS encoding NAD(P)-dependent oxidoreductase, with amino-acid sequence MIDRLNPAPVIGIIGLGNAGGAIATAFAALAPVHGHDQNVERLNWAAANGVITHDDIGGVAMAADVIILSLPHPDISLAVTTQLLATARKPPLIIETSTVTPQTAIDCAALCARHDVGFVDAAIAGGVASMASGQMTFFMGGDNAAKVIAKQVLEPVAADIYDLGKIGAGMGIKVVNNAVMHALMVVLIEAFSMSKKLEVSSDTFISILNREEGMLRPLVHRVQERMKHADFDGGMSVTNARKDSCLALETAQQLGVPLFAISASHTPYEIAEANGLGEADYAALSRLWEGWAKVIFKDAEKP; translated from the coding sequence ATGATAGACCGGTTAAATCCAGCCCCTGTTATAGGTATTATTGGCCTTGGCAATGCAGGCGGTGCCATTGCCACTGCCTTTGCCGCATTGGCGCCTGTTCATGGCCATGATCAGAATGTCGAACGGCTTAACTGGGCAGCGGCAAATGGCGTTATCACGCATGATGATATTGGCGGTGTCGCAATGGCGGCGGATGTAATCATCCTGTCATTGCCGCACCCTGATATCTCTTTGGCGGTAACGACCCAGCTTCTTGCCACGGCGCGCAAACCGCCATTGATTATCGAGACCAGCACGGTTACCCCGCAAACAGCGATTGATTGTGCCGCATTGTGCGCGCGGCATGATGTCGGGTTTGTCGATGCTGCCATCGCTGGCGGTGTTGCCAGCATGGCAAGCGGCCAGATGACGTTTTTTATGGGCGGAGATAATGCCGCCAAAGTCATTGCAAAGCAGGTCCTCGAACCCGTTGCGGCAGACATTTACGACCTTGGAAAGATTGGTGCGGGAATGGGCATCAAGGTGGTTAATAATGCAGTGATGCACGCGCTTATGGTGGTGCTAATCGAGGCTTTTTCAATGTCAAAGAAGCTGGAGGTTTCCAGCGACACATTCATTTCGATCCTGAACCGCGAGGAGGGTATGCTGCGCCCGCTTGTTCACCGCGTACAGGAACGGATGAAACATGCCGATTTTGACGGCGGTATGTCAGTGACGAATGCGCGCAAGGATTCGTGCCTTGCACTGGAAACCGCGCAACAGCTTGGTGTACCGCTTTTTGCCATTTCGGCATCGCATACACCGTATGAAATTGCCGAGGCAAACGGGCTTGGCGAGGCTGATTATGCGGCGCTATCGCGTTTGTGGGAGGGGTGGGCCAAGGTCATTTTTAAAGATGCCGAAAAGCCCTAG